One window of the Ideonella sp. WA131b genome contains the following:
- a CDS encoding type II toxin-antitoxin system HicB family antitoxin yields MINSMLYKGYTASMVFDAEDKVIVGRVQDIDDIISFHGESVAEFEANFHSAIEGYLAASKELGSAPERPASGKVMLRIAPEVHAAALKAAARCGTSLNKWAEGALGKAARKAPVRAAARSEA; encoded by the coding sequence ATGATAAACTCCATGCTCTACAAGGGCTACACGGCTAGCATGGTCTTCGACGCAGAAGACAAGGTCATCGTTGGGCGCGTTCAAGACATCGACGACATCATCTCCTTCCACGGTGAGTCCGTAGCAGAGTTTGAGGCGAACTTTCACTCCGCCATTGAAGGCTACCTCGCCGCATCCAAAGAGCTTGGTTCTGCTCCAGAGCGCCCGGCAAGCGGGAAGGTCATGCTACGCATCGCACCAGAAGTTCATGCGGCAGCCCTCAAAGCGGCAGCAAGATGCGGTACTAGCCTGAACAAGTGGGCTGAAGGAGCACTTGGCAAGGCAGCGCGGAAGGCTCCAGTACGGGCTGCAGCGCGCAGCGAAGCCTAA